Proteins encoded within one genomic window of Gammaproteobacteria bacterium:
- a CDS encoding DUF418 domain-containing protein, with amino-acid sequence MAEPITALGPIGGSERIQALDVARGVAVLGILILNIWAFAGPQAFFDYPLAIADRAGAPVQTWAVVHTLFEGSQRTLLSLLFGAGALLALQRFERNAPPAVARRTYYRRSFLLIAFGLVNAYVLLWPADILFAYGLASLCLYPLRRLPTRWLAAVALLALAIPAGRHLAEAGELRRLEAASVAAVAARDRGEVLDEAAQRDLSSWEKKLAKARPDAGNPRLAGEIHDMQSGSLAQVAVRQARVSFVLQAFVTTNWWFLDALAMMIVGMALCREGLFTRPGKAARHAWMAAGGFAIGLPLALWQTQVLLASDFHPVQAEIAKVSYDLRRFAMAIGWLGLVFTFCSMAGGQAIKRGLAATGRMALTNYLAQSILCALVFYGFGLGLYGKLTGLQLYGVVVPIWALEIAWSCWWLARFRIGPCEWIWRSLTYRHRLAWSEGPDALLAAASGTGQRR; translated from the coding sequence ATGGCTGAACCCATTACCGCGCTGGGACCGATCGGCGGCAGCGAACGCATCCAGGCACTGGACGTGGCGCGCGGCGTTGCCGTGCTCGGCATCCTGATCCTGAACATCTGGGCCTTCGCCGGGCCACAGGCCTTCTTCGACTACCCGCTGGCCATTGCCGATCGTGCCGGCGCGCCGGTGCAGACCTGGGCCGTGGTCCACACGCTGTTCGAGGGCAGCCAGCGCACCCTGCTGTCGCTGCTGTTCGGCGCCGGCGCCCTGCTGGCCCTGCAGCGCTTCGAGCGCAACGCGCCGCCGGCCGTGGCGCGGCGCACCTACTACCGGCGCAGCTTCCTGCTCATCGCCTTCGGCCTGGTCAACGCCTACGTGCTGCTCTGGCCAGCCGACATCCTGTTCGCCTACGGCCTGGCCAGCCTCTGCCTGTATCCGCTGCGCCGCCTGCCGACGCGCTGGCTGGCGGCGGTGGCGCTGCTGGCGCTGGCGATCCCGGCGGGCAGGCACCTGGCCGAGGCAGGCGAGCTGCGGCGGCTGGAGGCGGCCTCGGTGGCGGCGGTGGCCGCGCGCGACCGCGGCGAGGTGCTGGACGAGGCCGCGCAGCGCGATCTGTCCAGCTGGGAAAAGAAGCTCGCCAAGGCCCGCCCGGATGCCGGCAACCCACGCCTCGCCGGCGAAATCCACGACATGCAGTCGGGCAGCCTGGCGCAGGTGGCGGTCCGCCAGGCGCGGGTGAGCTTCGTGCTCCAGGCCTTCGTCACCACCAACTGGTGGTTCCTCGACGCGCTGGCGATGATGATCGTCGGCATGGCGCTGTGCCGCGAAGGCCTGTTCACCCGCCCGGGCAAGGCTGCGCGGCATGCCTGGATGGCCGCCGGCGGCTTCGCCATCGGCCTGCCGCTGGCGCTCTGGCAAACCCAGGTCCTGCTCGCCAGCGACTTCCACCCGGTGCAGGCCGAGATCGCCAAGGTGAGCTACGACCTGCGCCGCTTCGCCATGGCGATCGGCTGGCTCGGCCTGGTCTTCACCTTCTGCAGCATGGCCGGCGGCCAGGCGATCAAGCGGGGGCTGGCGGCCACGGGGCGGATGGCGCTGACCAACTACCTCGCGCAGTCGATCCTCTGCGCGCTGGTGTTCTACGGCTTCGGCCTCGGCCTGTACGGCAAGCTCACCGGCCTGCAGCTCTACGGGGTGGTCGTGCCGATCTGGGCGCTGGAGATCGCCTGGAGCTGCTGGTGGCTGGCGCGGTTCCGCATCGGTCCCTGCGAATGGATCTGGCGCTCGCTCACCTACCGCCACCGTCTGGCCTGGAGCGAAGGCCCCGACGCCCTGCTGGCGGCCGCCTCCGGCACGGGACAGCGCCGCTAG
- a CDS encoding DUF2141 domain-containing protein — translation MRVPFIPSCLLLLGAVAPLAPATATALRITATNVQDDAGSIVVLVYDSADHWLSERWRTRKRVPVAGQRVDDTVTLELDLPPGQYAFSVFQDRDDDGRLARNFLGMPKEPAGLSNNLRPRLGPPRFRDALFTLGEQPLEQRIRLE, via the coding sequence ATGCGAGTTCCGTTCATCCCCTCCTGCCTGCTGCTGCTGGGCGCGGTGGCGCCGCTGGCGCCCGCCACCGCGACGGCCCTGCGCATCACCGCGACCAACGTCCAGGACGATGCGGGCTCCATCGTCGTCCTGGTCTACGACAGCGCCGACCACTGGCTCAGCGAGCGCTGGCGCACCCGCAAGCGGGTCCCTGTCGCCGGCCAGCGTGTCGATGACACGGTGACGCTGGAACTCGACCTGCCGCCCGGCCAGTATGCGTTCAGCGTCTTCCAGGACCGCGACGACGACGGCCGGCTGGCGCGCAACTTCCTCGGCATGCCGAAGGAGCCCGCGGGCCTGTCGAACAACCTGCGCCCGCGCCTCGGCCCGCCCCGCTTCAGGGATGCGCTGTTCACCCTGGGCGAGCAGCCACTGGAACAGCGCATCCGCCTCGAGTGA
- a CDS encoding recombination-associated protein RdgC has product MLFRNLTLYRLQQPWSGSAADLEQALCGRPLRPCGSFDMQTRGWVPCDEADGALVHALGGHCLLALGQEQKLLPAAVINQEARSRAAQLAATQGHPVGRRQMRELKARVADELRARALTRRRVTHAWLAPRQGWLVVNAAAPGRADELVEVLRDSLGGLPVQPLESRQAPRAAMAAWLGQGGPPGRFALDQDLELRAVEAGGASIRYARHALDAPEIRQHLAAGKQPVRLGLVWQERIAFVLNQNLQLCRLRFLDVYKDDHAQGEDPREQFDIDFALMSGELTQLLEELLAALGGVELAVRQAA; this is encoded by the coding sequence GTGCTGTTCCGCAACCTCACCCTCTATCGCCTCCAGCAGCCCTGGTCCGGCAGCGCCGCCGATCTCGAGCAGGCGCTCTGCGGCCGGCCGCTGCGGCCCTGCGGCAGCTTCGACATGCAGACCCGCGGCTGGGTGCCCTGTGACGAGGCCGATGGCGCGCTGGTCCACGCCCTCGGCGGGCACTGCCTGCTGGCGCTCGGCCAGGAGCAGAAGCTGCTGCCCGCGGCGGTGATCAACCAGGAGGCGCGCAGCCGCGCCGCGCAGCTCGCCGCGACCCAGGGGCATCCGGTCGGCCGGCGGCAGATGCGCGAACTCAAGGCGCGCGTGGCCGACGAGTTGCGGGCGAGGGCGCTGACGCGACGGCGCGTCACCCACGCCTGGCTGGCGCCGCGCCAGGGCTGGCTCGTGGTGAATGCCGCGGCACCGGGCCGCGCCGACGAGCTGGTGGAGGTGCTGCGCGACAGCCTCGGCGGCCTGCCGGTGCAGCCGCTGGAATCGCGGCAGGCGCCGCGGGCCGCCATGGCGGCCTGGCTCGGCCAGGGCGGACCGCCCGGGCGCTTCGCCCTCGACCAGGACCTCGAGCTGCGTGCCGTCGAGGCCGGTGGCGCCAGCATCCGCTATGCGCGCCATGCGCTGGATGCGCCGGAGATCCGCCAGCACCTCGCCGCCGGCAAGCAGCCGGTCCGCCTCGGCCTGGTCTGGCAGGAGCGCATCGCCTTCGTCCTCAACCAGAACCTGCAGCTGTGCCGGCTGCGCTTCCTCGATGTCTACAAGGACGATCACGCGCAGGGCGAAGATCCGCGCGAGCAGTTCGACATCGACTTCGCGCTGATGAGCGGCGAGCTGACGCAGCTGCTCGAGGAACTGCTCGCGGCCCTGGGCGGCGTCGAGCTGGCGGTGCGCCAGGCCGCCTAG
- the greB gene encoding transcription elongation factor GreB produces the protein MGRWKPPQPRSSPHITPAGYAALEAELAALWQRRAGVVTALAAAAAEGDRSENAEYLYRKRELAGIDRRIRYLQKRLPELQVVRQAPPGGRVFFGARVRLWRGDDTEVEYRIVGADETDAATGGISIDSPLARALLKKAVDDEVEVHVPGGIERYVVLAVRYD, from the coding sequence ATGGGTCGCTGGAAACCACCGCAGCCGAGGTCCTCGCCGCACATTACCCCTGCAGGCTACGCGGCGCTGGAGGCCGAGCTCGCGGCGCTGTGGCAGCGGCGCGCCGGGGTCGTGACGGCGCTGGCCGCAGCGGCCGCCGAAGGCGACCGCTCGGAGAACGCCGAGTACCTCTACCGCAAGCGCGAGCTGGCGGGCATCGACCGGCGCATCCGCTACCTGCAGAAGCGCCTGCCCGAACTGCAGGTGGTGCGCCAGGCCCCGCCCGGGGGCCGCGTGTTCTTCGGAGCCCGCGTGCGCCTGTGGCGCGGCGATGACACCGAGGTCGAGTACCGGATCGTCGGCGCCGACGAGACCGACGCCGCCACCGGCGGCATCAGCATCGACTCGCCGCTGGCGCGGGCGCTGCTGAAGAAGGCCGTCGACGACGAGGTCGAGGTGCACGTTCCGGGGGGCATCGAGCGCTACGTGGTGCTGGCGGTACGCTACGACTGA
- a CDS encoding glutathione S-transferase family protein: MRLYTFTVTPNNRKVEAFVRHFDLPVEVHHVSFKDEETHQPAYLAINPMGKVPALVDGDFRLWESNAILTYLATLFPQTHALPADARGRADVDRWLHWQSCHLMPAMGALKAAEEKDTSKLEPLLKILDDQLRGREYLLGSLGVADFAIAAYLMTKMGRKLDYSSTPALQAWLARMAALKGFVETQVKGPPGGH; this comes from the coding sequence ATGCGCCTGTACACCTTCACCGTCACGCCCAACAACCGCAAGGTCGAGGCCTTCGTGCGTCACTTCGACCTGCCGGTGGAGGTCCACCACGTCAGCTTCAAGGACGAGGAGACGCACCAGCCCGCGTACCTGGCGATCAATCCCATGGGCAAGGTGCCGGCGCTGGTCGACGGCGATTTCAGGCTCTGGGAGTCCAACGCCATCCTCACCTACCTCGCCACGCTGTTCCCGCAGACCCATGCACTGCCCGCCGATGCGCGCGGCCGCGCCGATGTCGACCGCTGGCTGCACTGGCAGAGCTGCCACCTGATGCCCGCCATGGGCGCGCTGAAGGCCGCCGAGGAGAAGGACACCAGCAAGCTGGAACCGCTGCTGAAAATCCTCGATGACCAGCTCCGCGGGCGCGAGTACCTGCTCGGCAGCCTGGGTGTCGCGGATTTCGCCATCGCCGCCTATCTCATGACCAAGATGGGCCGCAAGCTGGATTACTCCAGCACGCCTGCGCTGCAGGCCTGGCTGGCGCGGATGGCGGCGCTCAAGGGATTCGTCGAGACCCAGGTGAAGGGGCCGCCGGGCGGCCATTGA
- a CDS encoding DOMON-like domain-containing protein has protein sequence MQLLPHPDADAGPVTRLDASASRGSDGGLVFHWELAADLDALRLPAPASSRRVDGLWKHSCFEAFIGRPDEEAYLELNIAPSGEWALYRFAACRIGMAPQPLAPPPDVRCTRRPQGLGLAASLPPLAETDGRLCIALCAVIETRSGTMSHWALRHPPGAPDFHHAAARVLELGPARPAD, from the coding sequence ATGCAGTTGCTGCCGCATCCCGATGCCGACGCCGGGCCCGTCACGCGGCTCGATGCCAGCGCCAGCCGCGGCAGCGATGGTGGCCTGGTCTTCCACTGGGAGCTGGCAGCCGACCTCGATGCGCTGCGGTTGCCGGCACCTGCGAGCAGCCGGCGGGTCGACGGGCTGTGGAAGCACAGCTGCTTCGAGGCCTTCATCGGCAGGCCGGACGAGGAGGCCTACCTCGAACTGAATATCGCACCCTCGGGCGAGTGGGCGCTGTACCGTTTCGCGGCCTGCCGGATCGGCATGGCGCCACAGCCGCTGGCGCCGCCGCCTGACGTGCGCTGCACGCGCCGGCCGCAGGGGCTGGGGCTCGCGGCATCGCTGCCGCCGCTGGCAGAGACCGACGGCAGGCTGTGCATCGCGCTGTGCGCGGTCATCGAAACGCGATCAGGCACAATGAGCCACTGGGCGCTCCGGCATCCGCCGGGCGCGCCCGATTTCCACCATGCGGCGGCACGGGTGCTGGAGCTGGGTCCGGCACGGCCGGCGGATTGA
- a CDS encoding DUF1343 domain-containing protein codes for MKFGIDRLRSDKALRRDLAGRRVALLAHPASVLPDLGHSLDLLARMRGLRLASAFGPQHGLRGDKQDNMIESPDHVDPVHGIPVFSLYGEVRRPTAAMLDTFDVMLVDLQDLGCRIYTYITTLRYVLEEAARCGKSVWVLDRPNPVGRPVEGLALRPGWESFVGAGPLPMRHGLTLGELGHWFIRHLRLDVDYRVVPLAGWRPDAAPGHGWPVGQRSWVNPSPNAAGLAMARCYAGTVMVEGTTLSEGRGTTHPLELFGAPDLDAPALLRRMQQLAPGWLAGCRLRACWFEPTFHKHSGQLCAGVQIHVDGRAYDHGAFRPWRLQALAFKALRGLRPDYPLWRDFAYEYEQGRLAIDVINGSELLRQWVDDPAATPDDLDALAGRDEAAWAEERREFLLY; via the coding sequence ATGAAATTCGGCATCGACCGCCTGCGCAGCGACAAGGCGTTGCGCCGGGACCTCGCGGGCAGGAGGGTGGCGTTGCTCGCCCACCCGGCCTCGGTGCTGCCCGACCTCGGCCACAGCCTCGACCTGCTGGCGCGGATGCGCGGCCTGCGGCTCGCCAGCGCCTTCGGGCCGCAGCACGGGCTGCGTGGAGACAAGCAGGACAACATGATCGAGTCGCCGGACCATGTCGATCCGGTGCATGGTATCCCGGTATTCAGCCTCTACGGCGAGGTGCGCCGGCCGACGGCGGCGATGCTCGATACCTTCGACGTCATGCTGGTGGACCTGCAGGACCTCGGCTGCCGCATCTACACCTACATCACCACGCTGCGCTACGTGCTCGAGGAGGCCGCGCGCTGCGGCAAGTCGGTGTGGGTGCTGGACCGGCCCAACCCGGTGGGCCGGCCGGTCGAAGGCCTGGCGTTGCGCCCGGGCTGGGAGAGCTTCGTCGGCGCGGGCCCGCTGCCGATGCGCCATGGCCTCACGCTCGGCGAACTCGGCCACTGGTTCATCCGCCACCTGCGCCTCGATGTCGACTACCGCGTGGTGCCGCTCGCCGGCTGGCGGCCGGATGCGGCGCCGGGCCATGGCTGGCCCGTCGGCCAGCGCAGCTGGGTGAACCCGAGCCCGAACGCAGCGGGCCTCGCCATGGCGCGCTGCTACGCCGGCACCGTGATGGTGGAGGGCACGACGCTGTCGGAGGGGCGCGGCACCACCCATCCGCTGGAGCTGTTCGGCGCGCCCGACCTCGATGCGCCCGCGCTGCTGCGCCGGATGCAGCAGCTGGCGCCCGGCTGGCTGGCGGGATGCCGGCTTCGCGCCTGCTGGTTCGAGCCAACCTTCCACAAGCACAGCGGCCAGCTCTGCGCCGGCGTGCAGATCCATGTCGACGGCCGCGCCTATGACCACGGCGCCTTCCGCCCGTGGCGCCTGCAGGCGCTGGCTTTCAAGGCGCTGCGCGGCCTGCGGCCGGACTATCCGCTGTGGCGCGATTTTGCCTACGAGTACGAGCAGGGCAGGCTCGCCATCGACGTCATCAATGGCAGCGAGCTGCTGCGCCAGTGGGTCGATGACCCCGCGGCGACACCCGACGACCTCGATGCCCTGGCCGGACGCGATGAAGCCGCCTGGGCCGAAGAACGCCGCGAGTTCCTGCTCTACTGA
- a CDS encoding mechanosensitive ion channel: protein MRPMATGLLLLWMAVAALPALSATPAPASPAPAPAAAAPLSMVDLARELDRIAASAAAADAALAAPWDLAGVQRTLDGMDLQLASRLAETSPAELALLSPIGQDSLAEALARLSAGVVAARAPLDARAAALERGRESIRSGSEFIQQVRSGSQAGDVPEALRARMLALDRQLEQLRVETLRALDAVVIQADRASGMQQRIAAARADIEAAYRADAAATLAPDQPPLWKSLSARSLARIDLRQSLIETWGSAADMLWTYPERSLLMLLLLGLVIAGILALRRVALHAGALPADQLFVRHPLAAAVLVWAVIAADLVSLRLPAGVGMLRIVLVVGAAWPLLPLMVPPGVRLPLRGLLLLSVAGTWLTLLLGGHAAGSIGFLLIGILSWLLLRRLATAYAALAATARPPRLLGVSRLALAAGQLLVAAGLVAILIGHVRLGRQLLEGVLLFALLPVVLAVLSQVLAEIWDQLLERPAARRLRAVRDYPEEVSRRGHQLVNLVLLFLALPVVLRVFPFSAPLWEALREFAGTKLEVGGISLSVLDLLAFVIGITLAVLVARFTRFVLDEDVLTRLPLASGARAAASRLIYYLLLTLGMLMALAAAGFQLSQLTLVVSALGVGIGFGLQNIVNNFVSGIVLAFERPFQAGDLIAVGQSTGRVSDIGLRATTVRTADGADVIVPNSTFISGEVTNWTLSDRMRRIQIAIGVAYGSEPRQVQALLLEVCARTPDVATEPAPVVALTGFGDSALNFQVLAWTPDADRLLVTTSALAMGIYDALNAAGISIPFPQREIRILPPDPASSGSKA, encoded by the coding sequence ATGCGACCCATGGCAACCGGCCTGCTGCTGCTCTGGATGGCGGTGGCGGCCCTACCTGCTTTGTCCGCCACGCCGGCCCCGGCTTCGCCGGCGCCCGCCCCGGCAGCAGCAGCCCCGCTGTCGATGGTCGACCTGGCGCGGGAACTCGACCGCATCGCCGCCAGTGCCGCCGCGGCCGACGCCGCGCTCGCGGCCCCCTGGGACCTGGCCGGCGTGCAACGCACGCTGGATGGCATGGATCTGCAGCTCGCCAGCCGGCTGGCGGAGACATCGCCGGCCGAGCTGGCCCTGCTGTCGCCCATCGGCCAGGACAGCCTGGCCGAGGCGCTGGCACGCCTGTCTGCCGGTGTGGTGGCAGCGCGGGCGCCGCTCGATGCGCGTGCCGCTGCGCTCGAGCGCGGACGCGAGAGCATCCGCAGCGGCAGCGAGTTCATCCAGCAGGTGCGCAGCGGGTCGCAGGCCGGTGACGTGCCCGAGGCGCTGCGTGCAAGGATGCTGGCACTGGACCGCCAGCTCGAGCAGCTGCGGGTGGAAACGCTGCGCGCGCTCGATGCCGTGGTGATCCAGGCCGACCGCGCCAGCGGCATGCAGCAGCGCATCGCCGCGGCCCGCGCCGACATCGAGGCGGCCTACCGCGCCGACGCCGCGGCGACGCTGGCCCCCGACCAGCCGCCACTGTGGAAGTCGCTGTCGGCCCGGAGCCTGGCGAGGATCGACCTCCGGCAGAGCCTGATCGAGACCTGGGGCAGCGCAGCCGACATGCTGTGGACCTACCCGGAACGCAGCCTCCTGATGCTGCTGCTGCTCGGGCTGGTGATCGCGGGCATCCTGGCCCTGCGCAGGGTGGCCCTGCATGCCGGTGCCCTGCCCGCGGACCAGCTGTTCGTGCGCCACCCGCTGGCCGCTGCCGTGCTGGTCTGGGCGGTGATCGCCGCGGACCTGGTGAGCCTGCGCCTGCCGGCGGGCGTGGGCATGCTGCGCATCGTGCTGGTGGTCGGTGCCGCCTGGCCGCTGCTGCCGCTGATGGTGCCGCCCGGCGTGCGGCTGCCCTTGCGCGGCCTGCTGCTGCTGAGCGTGGCGGGTACCTGGCTGACGCTGCTGCTGGGAGGTCACGCTGCCGGCTCGATCGGCTTCCTGCTGATCGGCATCCTCAGCTGGCTGCTGCTCCGGCGTCTCGCCACGGCGTACGCGGCGCTGGCGGCCACGGCCAGGCCGCCGCGGCTGCTGGGCGTCTCGCGCCTGGCGCTGGCCGCCGGCCAGCTGCTGGTGGCGGCCGGGCTGGTGGCCATCCTCATCGGCCATGTCCGCCTGGGGCGGCAGCTGCTGGAAGGCGTGCTGCTGTTCGCGCTGCTGCCGGTGGTGCTGGCGGTGCTCTCGCAGGTGCTCGCCGAGATCTGGGACCAGTTGCTGGAGCGCCCGGCCGCGCGCCGGCTGCGCGCCGTGCGCGATTACCCCGAGGAGGTCAGCCGCCGCGGCCATCAGCTCGTGAACCTGGTGCTGCTGTTCCTGGCGCTGCCGGTGGTGCTGCGCGTGTTCCCGTTTTCGGCGCCGCTGTGGGAGGCGCTGCGGGAATTCGCCGGCACGAAGCTGGAGGTGGGCGGCATCAGCCTCTCGGTGCTGGACCTGCTGGCCTTCGTCATCGGCATCACGCTCGCGGTGCTCGTCGCGCGCTTCACCCGTTTCGTCCTCGACGAGGATGTGCTCACGCGGCTGCCGCTCGCCAGCGGCGCGCGCGCCGCCGCCTCGCGCCTCATCTATTACCTGCTGCTGACGCTCGGCATGCTGATGGCGCTGGCGGCCGCCGGCTTCCAGCTCAGCCAGCTGACGCTGGTGGTCAGCGCGCTCGGCGTCGGCATCGGCTTCGGCCTGCAGAACATCGTCAACAACTTCGTCTCCGGCATCGTGCTGGCCTTCGAGCGGCCGTTCCAGGCCGGGGACCTGATCGCCGTGGGGCAGAGCACCGGGCGCGTCAGCGACATCGGCCTGCGCGCCACCACGGTGCGCACCGCGGATGGCGCGGACGTGATCGTGCCGAACAGCACCTTCATCTCCGGCGAGGTGACCAACTGGACGCTGTCGGACCGCATGCGCCGCATCCAGATCGCCATCGGCGTCGCTTACGGCAGCGAGCCGCGCCAGGTGCAGGCCCTGCTGCTCGAGGTCTGCGCCCGCACGCCCGATGTCGCCACGGAGCCGGCACCGGTGGTGGCACTCACGGGTTTCGGCGACAGCGCACTCAATTTCCAGGTGCTGGCCTGGACCCCGGACGCCGACCGGCTGCTGGTGACGACCAGCGCGCTGGCCATGGGCATCTACGACGCGCTGAATGCCGCCGGCATCTCCATTCCCTTCCCGCAGCGGGAGATCCGCATCCTGCCGCCGGATCCAGCGTCGTCCGGCAGCAAGGCCTGA
- a CDS encoding methyltransferase domain-containing protein codes for MKAPMNYEGIFRTRGARYEQAMRNWPEARREEFLRPLALLAPGPGECVADVPAGGGYLRRYLPDCCTWLGHEPCASFLGEGAADSALLPLPWRNASVDAAISIAGVHHLADKLPLFREVRRVLRPGGRFVLADVAVGSPVALFLDGFVGRHNSTGHAGDYLGAATLEVLAAAGFEVTHSATERYCWWFDDRRQAGDFCRLLFDVRGLDADAVADGIEEHLGFEQQGSRLGVKWQLWVASCRS; via the coding sequence ATGAAGGCTCCGATGAACTACGAAGGCATCTTCCGCACCCGCGGTGCGCGCTACGAGCAGGCCATGCGCAATTGGCCGGAGGCCCGGCGCGAGGAGTTCCTGCGACCGCTGGCCCTGCTCGCGCCGGGACCCGGCGAATGCGTGGCGGATGTCCCGGCTGGTGGCGGCTATCTGCGTCGCTACCTGCCGGACTGTTGCACGTGGCTGGGCCACGAGCCCTGTGCGAGTTTTCTCGGGGAAGGCGCGGCCGACAGCGCGCTGTTGCCGCTGCCCTGGCGCAATGCGTCGGTCGATGCTGCCATCAGCATCGCCGGTGTTCACCACCTGGCCGACAAGCTGCCGCTGTTTCGCGAGGTCCGGCGTGTGCTGAGGCCCGGGGGGCGCTTCGTGCTGGCCGATGTCGCGGTAGGCTCGCCGGTGGCGCTTTTCCTCGACGGCTTCGTCGGTCGCCACAACAGCACCGGCCATGCGGGGGACTACCTCGGCGCAGCCACCCTGGAAGTGCTGGCGGCAGCGGGCTTCGAGGTGACGCACAGTGCCACCGAGCGCTACTGCTGGTGGTTCGATGACCGCCGGCAGGCAGGGGATTTCTGCCGCCTGCTGTTCGACGTGCGTGGCCTGGACGCTGACGCCGTCGCCGACGGCATCGAGGAGCATCTGGGATTCGAGCAGCAGGGCTCGCGGCTGGGCGTGAAGTGGCAGCTGTGGGTGGCCAGCTGTCGCAGCTGA
- the tsaA gene encoding tRNA (N6-threonylcarbamoyladenosine(37)-N6)-methyltransferase TrmO: MATGPSTPAQLLVDPIGIVRTAASSRDEAARQPGVAADRTAEIHLYPGRDFQHALEDLAGWEYIWVLFWFHLNRGWRPKVLPPRSTTGRKGVFATRAPHRPNPIGLSAVRLERIEGLTLFIRGTDMLDGTPVLDLKPYVPYTDAHPAARSGWLDAVADPLPAWDVTFTPVAAEQAAWIEARTGLALRERVAATLALGPQPHPYRRIRRLDTGLLLAVREWRVRFTVDGRCVSVSSIASGFRPAQLAGEGGDETLGVHRAFQATWPAESP, encoded by the coding sequence ATGGCCACTGGCCCGTCGACACCCGCACAGCTGCTCGTCGATCCCATCGGCATCGTGCGGACCGCGGCGTCGAGCCGTGACGAGGCCGCCCGGCAGCCGGGCGTGGCTGCGGATCGCACTGCCGAGATCCACCTGTATCCCGGGCGTGATTTCCAGCATGCGCTGGAGGACCTCGCCGGCTGGGAGTACATCTGGGTGCTGTTCTGGTTTCACCTCAATCGCGGCTGGCGACCGAAGGTGCTGCCCCCGCGAAGCACGACTGGCCGCAAGGGCGTGTTCGCCACCCGGGCGCCGCACCGGCCGAATCCCATCGGCCTCTCCGCCGTGCGGCTGGAGCGCATCGAGGGACTGACGCTGTTCATCCGCGGCACGGACATGCTCGATGGCACGCCCGTCCTCGACCTGAAGCCTTACGTGCCCTACACGGATGCCCATCCCGCGGCGCGCAGCGGCTGGCTCGATGCCGTCGCCGACCCGCTGCCCGCCTGGGACGTGACGTTCACGCCCGTCGCCGCCGAGCAGGCGGCCTGGATCGAGGCCCGCACCGGGCTGGCGCTGCGCGAGCGCGTGGCGGCGACCCTCGCGCTCGGGCCCCAGCCGCATCCCTACCGGCGCATCCGCCGCCTCGACACCGGCCTGCTGCTCGCGGTCAGGGAATGGCGGGTGCGCTTCACGGTGGACGGGCGCTGCGTCAGCGTCAGCTCCATTGCCTCCGGGTTCCGGCCGGCGCAGCTGGCGGGCGAGGGCGGTGACGAAACCCTCGGGGTGCATCGGGCATTCCAGGCGACCTGGCCTGCGGAGAGCCCCTGA
- a CDS encoding polymer-forming cytoskeletal protein — MALWKEQTPPAGNPVPPASAATAREPEKVAPLPMPAEAARRPERAAAKETVIAADLAIEGKIEGAGHVRLAGRFKGDVHVDGNLTIEPGAHLTGQVYARTVVIAGELHGNINGAARVELLESGVLAGDVKAGTLTVAAGSKMRGNAEFGWDEKGMKSVAAGG; from the coding sequence ATGGCCCTGTGGAAAGAACAAACGCCCCCCGCCGGGAATCCGGTCCCGCCCGCGAGCGCAGCCACGGCCCGGGAGCCGGAAAAGGTGGCCCCGCTGCCGATGCCGGCCGAGGCCGCACGCCGACCCGAGCGCGCCGCCGCCAAGGAAACCGTCATCGCCGCCGATCTCGCCATCGAGGGCAAGATCGAGGGCGCCGGCCACGTGCGTCTCGCCGGTCGCTTCAAGGGCGACGTGCACGTCGACGGCAACCTCACCATCGAGCCCGGTGCGCACCTCACCGGCCAGGTCTATGCCAGGACCGTGGTGATCGCCGGCGAACTGCACGGCAACATCAACGGCGCCGCCCGCGTCGAGCTGCTGGAGTCCGGCGTGCTGGCCGGCGATGTCAAGGCGGGCACGCTCACCGTGGCCGCCGGTTCGAAGATGCGCGGCAACGCCGAGTTCGGCTGGGACGAGAAGGGCATGAAATCGGTGGCGGCCGGCGGCTGA
- a CDS encoding dTDP-4-dehydrorhamnose 3,5-epimerase family protein — protein sequence MKFLETEVDGAFIIEPERRSDERGYFARLWCAEELGGRGLEPRVAQINTGVSPRRGTLRGLHYQEAPHAEVKIARCVRGAAWDVVVDLRPESPTFRRWAAVELDAGNGRILYAPEGCAHGYLTLADDTELIYMASRPYAPQAARGVRYDDPAFGIAWPAPPAVISAADRSWPLFTP from the coding sequence TTGAAGTTTCTGGAAACAGAGGTCGACGGGGCGTTCATCATCGAACCCGAGCGGCGCAGCGACGAGCGCGGTTATTTCGCGCGCCTGTGGTGCGCCGAGGAACTCGGCGGGCGCGGCCTGGAGCCGCGCGTGGCACAGATCAACACCGGTGTCAGCCCGCGCCGGGGCACCTTGCGGGGCCTGCACTACCAGGAGGCACCCCATGCCGAGGTGAAGATCGCCCGCTGCGTGCGCGGTGCCGCCTGGGACGTGGTCGTGGACCTGCGCCCGGAATCGCCGACCTTCCGTCGCTGGGCCGCGGTGGAACTCGACGCCGGAAACGGCCGCATCCTCTATGCCCCGGAGGGCTGCGCCCACGGCTACCTGACGCTCGCCGACGACACCGAACTCATCTACATGGCCTCGCGGCCGTATGCGCCCCAGGCCGCGCGCGGCGTGCGCTATGACGACCCGGCCTTCGGCATCGCCTGGCCGGCGCCGCCGGCCGTCATCTCCGCCGCGGACCGCTCCTGGCCGCTGTTCACGCCATGA